In Alkalidesulfovibrio alkalitolerans DSM 16529, the genomic stretch AGGCAGGGGCCGATTGTCAAACGCTTTAGTCCGGATAAGGCCGCAAAGATCGGCTCACGGGCGTAACCACTGGCCACTGGCGACTCTTTCCGCGGAAGGCGGGCATGGCATCCAATAGGTCCAGGCGGGAATCGAGGTGCGCCCGCATAGCACCGCCACCATTACCCGCTGGTACATGCTGTGCCCGCCGGGCCGAAAGCCTTCCAGCCGGTCGATGGGCGGCATCGAACGATGACCTAAGACAACCGCCAAAAACGGCAACCAGCCACAAACCCATATCAATCAAGGATGTAGCTTTCCGGACGCGCTTCGGACTTCGTCCGGAGAAAACAGAG encodes the following:
- a CDS encoding gamma-glutamylcyclotransferase, whose product is MPPIDRLEGFRPGGHSMYQRVMVAVLCGRTSIPAWTYWMPCPPSAERVASGQWLRP